The following proteins come from a genomic window of Pseudomonas sp. Z8(2022):
- a CDS encoding response regulator, translating to MFKDLSIKGRVLLLTLLPTSLLALVLGGYFTWVQLSGLQTQLLQRGEMLVEHLAPLAAPALEQNDIKKLERIARQALEHPDVRAAGFLDTERALLAHAGPSMLNPPPTGQPGVSLLSGQDATRFLLPVYDQHLVLSDSPDAERELELLGWVEMELSHQGTLLSGYRSLFASLLLIAGGLAVTALLALRMSRSINGPLREIKAGVALLKDGHLETRLPPLGSHEMDELAAGINRMAEALQNAQEELQHSIEQATEDVRQNLETIEIQNIELDFARKEALEASRIKSEFLANMSHEIRTPLNGILGFTNLLQKSELSPRQQDYLSTIEKSADSLLGIINEVLDFSKIEAGKLVLESIPFNLRDLLQDTLTILAPTAHEKQLELVSLIYRDTPLALRGDPLRLKQVLTNLVSNAIKFTREGTIVMRAMVEDESADSAQLRISVMDTGIGLTDEDLRTLFQAFSQADNSLSRQAGGTGLGLVISKRLIEQMGGEIGVDSTPGEGSEFWITLTLPKARDDAEDLPRTALQGRRVAVLESHELARQAMTHQLEDCGLQVQGFANPEQFFEAVKNQREAEQPLGLAVLGITASQMPPDTLGQHIRDLDQLGCKALVLCPTTELGLFHESLPDAYTQLQAKPPCTRKLHKALVELVNPQRPVNEAVVIGDTRRPQILCVDDNPANLLLVQTLLDDLGAQVKAVDSGYAAIEAVQQGCFDLVFMDVQMPGMDGREATEAIRQWEIEEGRGATPIIALTAHALANEKRALLQSGMDDYLTKPINERQLAQVVLKWTGLNLRNQPNHRIAPVAPPQLQPKVLDAEEGLRLAAGKADLAADMLSMLLAGLPGDRQAIRQARDAGERTTLIERVHRLHGATRYCGVPQLRAACQRSETLLKQDDPEAQRALDELDDAIARLTEAAAQSA from the coding sequence GTGTTCAAGGATCTCAGCATCAAGGGGCGCGTGCTGCTGCTCACCCTGCTGCCCACCAGCCTGTTGGCGCTGGTGCTGGGTGGCTATTTCACCTGGGTGCAGCTGTCGGGCCTGCAGACCCAGTTGCTGCAGCGCGGCGAGATGCTGGTGGAACACCTGGCACCGCTGGCAGCCCCGGCGCTGGAACAGAACGACATCAAGAAGCTCGAACGCATCGCCCGACAGGCGCTCGAGCATCCGGACGTCCGCGCTGCTGGTTTTCTCGACACCGAACGAGCTCTGCTGGCCCATGCCGGACCGAGCATGCTCAACCCGCCGCCCACCGGCCAACCGGGCGTCAGCCTGCTCAGCGGCCAGGACGCCACACGCTTTTTGCTGCCGGTCTACGACCAGCACCTGGTGCTCAGCGACAGCCCCGATGCCGAGCGTGAGCTGGAGCTGCTCGGCTGGGTCGAGATGGAACTTTCCCATCAGGGTACGCTGCTCAGTGGCTATCGCAGCCTGTTCGCCAGCCTGCTGCTGATCGCTGGCGGCCTCGCCGTCACCGCCCTGCTCGCCTTGCGCATGAGCCGCAGCATCAACGGCCCGCTACGCGAGATCAAGGCTGGCGTCGCCCTGCTCAAGGACGGCCACTTGGAAACCCGTCTGCCACCGCTGGGCAGTCACGAGATGGACGAACTGGCCGCCGGCATCAACCGCATGGCCGAAGCCCTGCAGAACGCCCAGGAAGAACTGCAGCACAGCATCGAGCAGGCCACCGAGGACGTACGCCAGAACCTGGAAACCATCGAGATCCAAAACATCGAGCTGGACTTCGCGCGCAAGGAGGCCCTGGAGGCCAGCCGCATCAAGTCCGAATTCCTGGCCAACATGAGCCACGAGATTCGCACTCCGCTCAACGGCATTCTCGGCTTCACCAACCTGCTGCAGAAAAGCGAGCTCAGCCCGCGCCAGCAGGACTATCTGTCGACCATCGAAAAGTCCGCCGACAGCCTGCTCGGCATCATCAACGAGGTACTCGACTTCTCCAAGATCGAGGCCGGCAAGCTGGTGCTCGAATCCATCCCCTTCAACCTGCGCGATCTTCTGCAGGACACCCTGACCATCCTTGCTCCGACCGCCCATGAGAAGCAGCTGGAACTGGTCAGTCTGATCTACCGCGACACCCCGCTGGCTCTGCGCGGCGACCCGCTGCGCCTGAAACAGGTGCTGACCAATCTGGTGAGCAACGCCATCAAGTTCACCCGCGAAGGCACCATCGTCATGCGGGCCATGGTCGAGGACGAGAGCGCCGACAGTGCGCAGCTGCGCATCAGCGTGATGGACACCGGCATCGGTCTGACCGATGAAGACCTGCGCACGCTGTTCCAGGCCTTCAGTCAGGCCGACAACTCGCTCAGCCGTCAGGCCGGCGGCACAGGCCTCGGCCTGGTGATATCCAAACGCCTGATCGAGCAGATGGGTGGCGAGATCGGCGTCGACAGCACGCCGGGAGAAGGCTCGGAGTTCTGGATCACCCTGACCCTGCCCAAGGCCCGTGACGATGCCGAAGACCTGCCGCGTACCGCCCTGCAGGGCCGCCGCGTGGCCGTGCTGGAGAGCCACGAGCTGGCGCGCCAGGCAATGACTCACCAGCTCGAGGATTGCGGCCTCCAGGTGCAAGGCTTCGCCAATCCGGAGCAATTCTTCGAAGCGGTAAAGAACCAGCGGGAAGCCGAACAACCGCTGGGCCTGGCGGTGCTGGGCATCACTGCCAGCCAGATGCCACCCGACACTCTCGGCCAGCACATCCGGGATCTCGACCAGCTCGGCTGCAAGGCTCTGGTGTTGTGCCCGACTACCGAGCTGGGGCTGTTCCATGAATCGCTCCCCGATGCCTACACCCAGCTGCAGGCCAAGCCTCCCTGCACGCGCAAGCTGCACAAGGCGCTGGTGGAATTGGTCAACCCGCAACGCCCGGTTAACGAGGCGGTCGTCATCGGCGACACACGCCGACCGCAGATTCTCTGCGTCGACGACAATCCGGCCAATCTGCTGCTGGTGCAGACCCTGCTCGACGACCTGGGCGCCCAGGTCAAGGCTGTAGATAGTGGTTACGCTGCAATAGAAGCCGTACAGCAAGGCTGCTTCGATCTGGTGTTCATGGATGTGCAGATGCCCGGCATGGATGGCCGCGAAGCGACCGAAGCCATTCGTCAATGGGAGATCGAGGAAGGCCGTGGCGCCACACCGATCATCGCCCTGACCGCACACGCCTTGGCCAACGAGAAGCGCGCCCTGCTGCAAAGCGGCATGGACGACTATCTGACCAAACCGATCAATGAACGCCAGTTGGCCCAGGTGGTTCTGAAGTGGACCGGCCTGAACCTGCGCAATCAGCCGAACCATCGAATCGCCCCAGTTGCACCGCCGCAGTTGCAACCCAAGGTGCTCGATGCCGAAGAAGGCCTGCGCCTGGCCGCCGGCAAGGCCGATCTGGCCGCCGATATGCTGAGCATGCTGCTGGCGGGTCTGCCGGGCGACCGCCAGGCCATCCGCCAGGCACGCGATGCAGGCGAACGCACCACACTGATCGAGCGGGTTCACCGCCTGCACGGCGCCACTCGTTACTGCGGTGTGCCGCAACTGCGCGCGGCCTGCCAACGCAGCGAGACACTGCTCAAGCAGGACGACCCCGAGGCGCAACGTGCGCTGGACGAACTGGACGACGCCATCGCACGCCTGACCGAAGCAGCGGCACAGAGCGCCTGA
- a CDS encoding META domain-containing protein, with translation MHRALPLALFAGALSGCASDAAQLETGRSYRVEWIGERPLIDRSHLTVTFAADGRAHGHAGCNHWFAGYSLKEDAIRFEAPGSTRKLCAPALMKQEQRFLAALSEVQRWDFNGIGQLQLRPASGKPIRLWAE, from the coding sequence ATGCATCGCGCCTTGCCCCTCGCACTATTCGCTGGCGCACTGAGCGGCTGCGCCAGCGACGCAGCGCAACTGGAAACCGGGCGCAGCTATCGCGTGGAGTGGATCGGCGAACGCCCGCTAATCGACCGCAGCCACCTGACGGTCACCTTCGCCGCCGACGGCCGGGCACACGGGCATGCGGGCTGCAACCACTGGTTCGCCGGTTATTCACTCAAGGAAGACGCGATCCGCTTCGAGGCACCGGGCAGCACCCGCAAGCTGTGTGCGCCGGCACTGATGAAGCAGGAACAGCGCTTCCTTGCTGCATTGAGCGAAGTCCAGCGTTGGGACTTCAACGGCATTGGCCAACTGCAACTGAGGCCGGCCAGCGGCAAGCCGATTCGCCTCTGGGCGGAGTGA
- the dinB gene encoding DNA polymerase IV, producing MRKIIHVDCDCFYAAIEMRDDPSLANRPLAVGGSADRRGVIATCNYEARAYGVRSAMSSRHALKLCPDLLIVKPRFEVYRSVSREIHGIFRQFTDLIEPLSLDEAYLDVSDSPHFAGSATRIAQEIRRRVAQELHITVSAGVAPNKFLAKIASDWRKPNGLFVITPDQVDDFVAELPVGKLHGVGKVTADKLTRMGIRTCLDLRDWNKLALVREFGSFGERLWCLAHGIDEREVKVDSRRQSLSVEHTYDQDLPDLESCLEKLPVLLEEMNGRLQRLDASYRPDKPFVKVKFHDFTQTTLEQAGASLELESYRQLLASAFARGNKPVRLLGVGVRLHDLRGRQEQLELFA from the coding sequence GTGCGCAAGATAATCCACGTTGACTGCGACTGCTTTTATGCCGCCATCGAGATGCGTGACGACCCGAGCCTGGCCAATCGTCCGCTGGCCGTTGGTGGCTCCGCCGACCGACGCGGGGTGATCGCCACCTGCAACTACGAAGCTCGCGCCTATGGCGTGCGCTCTGCGATGTCCTCGCGGCATGCATTGAAACTGTGTCCGGACCTGCTGATCGTCAAGCCGCGCTTCGAGGTGTACCGCAGCGTGTCGCGGGAAATTCACGGCATCTTTCGCCAGTTCACCGACCTGATCGAGCCGCTGTCGCTGGACGAGGCCTATCTCGATGTCAGCGACTCGCCGCATTTTGCCGGCAGCGCCACGCGCATTGCCCAGGAGATTCGCCGCCGTGTAGCGCAGGAGTTGCATATCACCGTGTCGGCAGGGGTGGCGCCGAACAAGTTCCTGGCCAAGATCGCCAGTGACTGGCGCAAACCCAATGGCTTGTTCGTCATCACGCCGGATCAGGTCGATGACTTCGTCGCCGAGTTGCCGGTGGGCAAGCTGCACGGTGTAGGCAAGGTGACGGCTGACAAGCTGACGCGTATGGGCATCCGCACTTGCCTGGATCTGCGTGACTGGAACAAGCTGGCGCTGGTGCGCGAGTTCGGCAGCTTCGGTGAGCGTCTGTGGTGTCTGGCTCACGGCATCGACGAACGCGAGGTCAAGGTCGATAGCCGTCGCCAGTCATTGAGCGTCGAGCATACCTACGATCAGGATCTGCCTGATCTGGAGAGCTGCCTGGAAAAGCTGCCGGTGCTGCTCGAAGAGATGAACGGCCGTCTGCAGCGCCTGGACGCCAGCTACCGGCCGGACAAGCCCTTCGTCAAGGTCAAGTTCCACGACTTTACCCAGACCACCCTCGAGCAGGCCGGGGCCAGTCTGGAGCTGGAAAGCTATCGGCAGTTGCTGGCCAGCGCTTTTGCCCGCGGCAACAAACCGGTGCGTCTGCTGGGGGTTGGCGTCAGGCTGCATGATCTGCGCGGTCGGCAGGAGCAACTGGAGCTGTTTGCCTGA
- a CDS encoding cytochrome b, translating to MNWKNTPSRYGSLSIALHWLMLLLIAAVYACIELKGNFPKGSDTRELLKQWHFMLGLSVFALVWLRLLARLIAPTPRIEPALPAWQAIPAQLMHVALYALMIGAPLAGWLILSAAGKPIPFFGLELPALIGPNKELAGQIKELHELAGTAGYWLIGLHAAAGLYHHYVARDNTLTRMLPGRN from the coding sequence ATGAACTGGAAGAACACCCCCTCACGTTATGGCAGCCTGTCCATTGCCCTGCACTGGCTGATGCTGCTTCTGATCGCCGCCGTTTATGCCTGCATCGAGCTCAAAGGGAATTTCCCCAAGGGCAGCGACACCCGTGAACTGCTCAAGCAATGGCACTTCATGCTCGGCCTGAGCGTCTTTGCACTGGTCTGGCTGCGCCTGCTGGCCCGCCTGATCGCTCCGACACCCCGGATTGAACCAGCACTGCCTGCCTGGCAGGCCATACCGGCCCAGCTGATGCATGTGGCGCTGTATGCCCTAATGATCGGCGCACCGCTGGCCGGCTGGCTGATCCTCAGCGCCGCCGGCAAGCCCATCCCCTTCTTCGGCCTGGAGCTGCCGGCACTGATCGGCCCAAACAAGGAACTGGCCGGCCAAATCAAGGAACTGCACGAGCTGGCCGGCACCGCCGGCTACTGGCTGATCGGCCTGCATGCAGCTGCCGGCCTGTATCACCATTACGTGGCGCGCGATAACACCCTGACGCGCATGCTGCCGGGGCGCAATTGA
- the rimO gene encoding 30S ribosomal protein S12 methylthiotransferase RimO — MSTATPKVGFVSLGCPKATVDSERILTQLRMEGYEIVPTYQDADVVVVNTCGFIDSAKAESLDAIGEALAENGKVIVTGCMGVAEDSIRDVHPSVLAVTGPQQYEQVVNAVHEVIPPKTEHNPLIDLVPPQGIKLTPRHYAYLKISEGCNHTCSFCIIPSMRGKLVSRPVGDVLSEAERLVKAGVKELLVISQDTSAYGVDMKYKLDFWNGQPVKTRMLELCEALSSMGVWVRLHYVYPYPNVDDVIPLMAAGKLLPYLDIPFQHASPKVLKSMKRPAFEDKTLARIKKWREICPELTIRSTFIVGFPGETEEDFQYLLDWLTEAQLDRVGCFQYSPVEGAPANDMGLEPVPDEVKQERWERFMAHQQAISSARLQAKIGLEMDVLVDEVDGEGAVARSWADAPEIDGSVFIDSTNVKPGDKVRVRIVDADEYDMWGELV; from the coding sequence ATGTCCACCGCCACCCCAAAAGTCGGATTCGTCTCGCTCGGATGCCCGAAAGCGACCGTCGACTCCGAACGCATCCTGACCCAGCTGCGCATGGAAGGTTACGAAATCGTGCCGACCTACCAGGATGCCGACGTGGTGGTGGTCAATACCTGCGGCTTCATCGACAGTGCCAAGGCCGAGTCGCTGGACGCCATCGGTGAGGCGCTGGCGGAAAACGGCAAGGTGATCGTCACCGGCTGCATGGGCGTGGCCGAAGACAGCATCCGCGACGTGCACCCGAGCGTGCTGGCGGTGACCGGCCCGCAGCAGTACGAGCAGGTGGTCAACGCGGTGCACGAGGTCATCCCGCCGAAGACCGAGCACAACCCGCTGATCGATCTGGTGCCGCCACAGGGCATCAAGCTGACCCCACGCCACTATGCGTACCTGAAGATTTCCGAAGGCTGCAACCATACCTGCAGCTTCTGCATCATCCCGTCTATGCGCGGCAAGCTGGTCAGCCGCCCGGTGGGCGATGTGCTCAGCGAAGCCGAGCGCCTGGTCAAGGCCGGCGTCAAGGAGCTGCTGGTGATCAGCCAGGACACCAGCGCCTACGGCGTCGACATGAAGTACAAGCTGGACTTCTGGAACGGCCAGCCAGTGAAAACGCGCATGCTCGAACTGTGCGAAGCGCTGTCGTCGATGGGCGTGTGGGTGCGCCTGCACTACGTCTACCCCTACCCCAACGTCGATGACGTGATCCCGCTGATGGCCGCCGGCAAGCTGCTGCCGTACCTGGACATCCCCTTCCAGCACGCCAGCCCGAAAGTGCTCAAGTCGATGAAGCGCCCGGCCTTCGAAGACAAGACCCTGGCGCGCATCAAGAAGTGGCGCGAGATCTGCCCGGAGCTGACCATTCGCTCCACCTTCATCGTCGGCTTCCCCGGCGAGACCGAAGAAGACTTCCAGTACCTGCTGGACTGGCTGACCGAGGCGCAGCTCGACCGCGTCGGCTGCTTCCAGTACTCGCCGGTGGAAGGCGCACCGGCCAACGACATGGGCCTGGAGCCGGTACCGGATGAGGTCAAACAGGAGCGTTGGGAGCGTTTCATGGCGCATCAGCAGGCGATCAGCTCGGCGCGTCTGCAGGCCAAGATCGGTCTGGAGATGGACGTGCTGGTCGACGAAGTGGATGGCGAAGGCGCCGTGGCGCGTTCCTGGGCCGACGCCCCGGAGATCGACGGCAGCGTGTTCATCGACTCCACCAACGTCAAGCCGGGCGACAAGGTGCGCGTGCGCATCGTCGATGCCGACGAATACGACATGTGGGGCGAGCTGGTCTGA
- a CDS encoding rRNA pseudouridine synthase: MSDPTRLSKRVIELFGCSRREADLYITGGWVTVDGQVVEAPQFKVEDQRVKLLPGASLDPVEPVTLLVHCPAGTSAAQLQHLLTGERHWEEDPHAQRILHGHFLRQEQSLPLQNGASGLVVLSQDWRAQRKLREDGAKLEQEYLVDVAGELPASALERLKKGLQHKGTQFPPCKASWQSEQRLRFALKNPAPDLLRQICTALCLKVLGMKRIRIGGVPMAKLPAGQWRYLGDKERF; the protein is encoded by the coding sequence ATGAGCGATCCCACCCGCCTGTCCAAACGCGTCATCGAACTGTTCGGCTGCTCCCGGCGCGAGGCTGACCTGTACATCACCGGCGGCTGGGTCACGGTGGACGGCCAGGTGGTCGAAGCGCCGCAGTTCAAGGTCGAGGACCAGCGCGTCAAGCTGCTGCCCGGTGCCAGCCTCGATCCGGTAGAGCCAGTCACCCTGCTGGTGCATTGCCCGGCCGGAACCAGCGCCGCACAGCTACAGCATCTGCTCACGGGCGAACGGCACTGGGAAGAAGATCCGCACGCCCAACGCATCCTGCATGGGCATTTCCTGCGCCAGGAGCAGAGCCTGCCATTGCAGAACGGCGCCAGCGGCCTGGTCGTACTCAGCCAGGACTGGCGCGCACAGCGCAAGCTGCGCGAAGACGGTGCCAAGCTGGAGCAGGAATACCTGGTGGACGTCGCCGGCGAACTGCCAGCCAGTGCACTGGAGCGGCTGAAGAAAGGTCTGCAGCACAAGGGCACACAGTTCCCGCCGTGCAAGGCCAGCTGGCAGAGCGAGCAGCGCCTGCGCTTCGCCCTGAAGAATCCGGCACCCGATCTGCTGCGGCAGATCTGCACCGCGCTGTGCCTGAAAGTGCTGGGCATGAAACGCATCCGCATTGGCGGCGTGCCGATGGCCAAGCTGCCGGCCGGGCAATGGCGCTACCTGGGTGACAAGGAACGATTCTGA
- the tsaA gene encoding tRNA (N6-threonylcarbamoyladenosine(37)-N6)-methyltransferase TrmO, producing the protein MQHLVSPVGIVRSCFREKFAIPRQPHLAPAARGVLELLPPFDQGDAVQGLEQVSHVWLLFLFHQALEDKPRLKVRPPRLGGNQFVGVFSTRATHRPNGIGQSVVRLERVEPGRLHLSGIDLLDGTPVLDIKPYVPYADAVAGARNEMAEAPPPLIPVDWQDDALAQARQHALRLAEPLVELIEQCLAQDPRPAYQQPQPQRRYGARFWDLDVHWHYPEPGRIRVLDVQMADHG; encoded by the coding sequence ATGCAGCATCTGGTTTCTCCGGTCGGTATCGTCCGCTCCTGCTTCAGGGAAAAGTTCGCCATTCCCCGCCAGCCACACCTGGCCCCGGCCGCCCGCGGCGTGCTGGAACTGCTGCCGCCTTTCGACCAGGGCGACGCCGTCCAGGGCCTGGAACAGGTCAGCCATGTCTGGCTGCTGTTTCTGTTTCACCAGGCGCTGGAAGACAAGCCGCGACTGAAGGTGCGCCCGCCCCGCCTGGGTGGCAACCAGTTCGTCGGCGTGTTCAGTACCCGCGCCACCCACCGCCCCAATGGCATCGGCCAATCGGTCGTGCGTCTGGAACGAGTGGAGCCGGGCCGCCTGCATCTGTCCGGCATCGATCTGCTCGACGGCACACCGGTACTGGATATCAAGCCCTATGTGCCCTATGCCGATGCGGTGGCCGGCGCACGGAACGAAATGGCCGAGGCGCCGCCTCCGCTGATCCCGGTGGACTGGCAGGACGATGCGCTGGCCCAGGCGCGCCAGCACGCGCTGCGTCTGGCTGAGCCGCTGGTGGAACTGATCGAGCAATGCCTGGCGCAGGACCCGCGCCCGGCCTATCAGCAGCCACAGCCGCAGCGGCGCTACGGCGCGCGCTTCTGGGATCTGGATGTGCACTGGCATTACCCCGAGCCGGGGCGTATCCGGGTACTGGATGTGCAGATGGCAGACCACGGCTAG
- a CDS encoding putative quinol monooxygenase produces the protein MYVLLLKTQLKPGSYDAFMAAMRVNAAASVRDEPGCQTFDVMRDRSDPDLLWLYEVYVDEAAFEAHTQSAHFLASRPLVEPLIEHQEAIEADMLALNPSR, from the coding sequence GTGTACGTCCTGTTGCTCAAGACCCAGCTCAAACCCGGTAGCTACGATGCCTTCATGGCTGCCATGCGCGTCAACGCCGCTGCCTCTGTGCGTGATGAACCGGGTTGCCAGACCTTCGACGTGATGCGTGATCGCAGCGATCCCGATCTGCTCTGGCTATATGAGGTATATGTCGATGAAGCAGCTTTCGAGGCGCATACGCAGAGCGCGCATTTCCTTGCCAGCCGTCCCCTGGTTGAGCCGCTGATCGAGCATCAGGAGGCCATCGAGGCCGATATGCTGGCGCTCAATCCTTCACGTTGA